A stretch of the Mustela nigripes isolate SB6536 chromosome X, MUSNIG.SB6536, whole genome shotgun sequence genome encodes the following:
- the SUV39H1 gene encoding histone-lysine N-methyltransferase SUV39H1: MAENLKGCSVCCKSSWNQLQDLCRLAKLSCPALGISKRNLYDFEVEYLCDYKKIREQEYYLVKWRGYPDSESTWEPRQNLKCVRILKQFHKDLERELLRRHHRSKPPRHLDPSLANYLVQKAKQRRALRRWEQELNAKRSHLGRITVENEVDLDGPPRAFVYINEYRVGEGITLNQVAVGCECQDCLWAPAGGCCPGASLHKFAYNDQGQVRLRAGLPIYECNSRCRCGYDCPNRVVQKGIRYDLCIFRTDDGRGWGVRTLEKIRKNSFVMEYVGEIITSEEAERRGQIYDRQGATYLFDLDYVEDVYTVDAAYYGNISHFVNHSCDPNLQVYNVFIDNLDERLPRIAFFATRTIRAGEELTFDYNMQVDPVDMESTRMDSNFGLAGLPGSPKKRVRIECKCGTESCRKYLF; this comes from the exons GCTGCAGTGTGTGTTGCAAGTCTTCTTGGAATCAGCTACAGGACCTGTGCCGCCTGGCCAAGCTCTCCTGCCCAGCCCTTGGCATCTCCAAGAGGAATCTCTATGACTTTGAAGTCGAGTACCTGTGTGATTACAAGAAGATCCGC GAACAAGAGTATTACCTGGTAAAATGGCGCGGATACCCAGACTCAGAGAGCACCTGGGAGCCACGGCAGAATCTCAAGTGTGTGCGCATTCTCAAGCAGTTCCACAAGGACTTAGAGAGGGAGCTGCTCCGGCGGCACCACCGGTCGaagccccccaggcacctggACCCAAGCTTGGCCAACTACCTGGTACAGAAGGCCAAGCAGAGGCGGGCGCTCCGGCGCTGGGAGCAGGAGCTCAATGCCAAGCGCAGCCACCTGGGACGCATCACCGTGGAGAATGAGGTGGACCTGGATGGCCCCCCACGGGCTTTCGTATACATCAACGAGTACCGTGTGGGGGAGGGCATCACCCTCAATCAGGTGGCTGTGGGCTGTGAGTGCCAGGACTGTCTGTGGGCCCCCGCCGGAGGCTGCTGCCCTGGGGCATCCCTGCACAAGTTTGCCTACAATGACCAGGGTCAAGTGCGGCTGCGTGCGGGACTGCCCATCTACGAGTGCAACTCGCGCTGCCGCTGCGGCTATGACTGCCCCAACCGCGTGGTACAGAAGGGCATCCGCTATGACCTCTGCATCTTCCGCACGGATGACGGGCGTGGCTGGGGCGTCCGCACGCTGGAGAAGATCCGCAAGAACAGCTTCGTCATGGAGTACGTGGGAGAG ATCATTACCTCAGAGGAGGCGGAGCGGCGGGGCCAGATCTACGACCGCCAGGGCGCCACCTACCTCTTTGACCTGGACTACGTGGAGGACGTGTACACCGTGGATGCTGCCTATTATGGCAACATCTCCCACTTTGTCAACCACAGT TGTGACCCCAACCTCCAGGTGTACAACGTCTTCATAGACAACCTCGATGAGCGACTGCCCCGCATCGCTTTCTTCGCCACAAGAACCATCCGGGCAGGGGAGGAGCTCACCTTTGATTACAACATGCAAG TGGACCCCGTGGACATGGAGAGCACCCGCATGGACTCCAACTTTGGCCTGGCTGGGCTCCCCGGCTCCCCCAAGAAGCGGGTCCGTATTGAATGCAAGTGTGGGACTGAATCCTGCCGTAAATACCTCTTCTAG